In a genomic window of Spirosoma agri:
- a CDS encoding response regulator — MVDMIDVLYVEDNENDADIFSRLMHKMGRPVTYTILSSGSEALDYLAGQGKYKQQLTPLPKLLLLDLNLVGLSGIDVVHKARQHDRTRYLPIIAFSTSDSPSDVRSAYEAGINAYVVKPGTYQDTGALLTHLYDFWLERNTRIYSK, encoded by the coding sequence ATGGTAGATATGATAGACGTTCTATACGTAGAAGATAATGAAAATGATGCGGATATATTCAGTCGCCTGATGCACAAAATGGGGCGGCCGGTCACGTATACAATTCTGTCGAGCGGTTCTGAAGCACTTGATTATCTGGCGGGGCAGGGAAAATACAAACAGCAACTGACTCCGCTACCGAAACTGTTGCTGCTCGACCTCAATCTGGTGGGATTGAGTGGCATTGATGTCGTGCACAAAGCTCGCCAGCACGACCGGACGCGTTATCTGCCCATTATTGCCTTTAGTACCTCCGATAGCCCGAGTGATGTTCGATCGGCTTACGAAGCCGGTATCAACGCCTATGTTGTAAAGCCTGGTACGTATCAGGATACGGGAGCCCTACTAACTCACCTGTATGACTTCTGGCTTGAACGAAATACCCGGATTTACAGCAAATGA
- a CDS encoding biliverdin-producing heme oxygenase, whose amino-acid sequence MISLPERLRHETRPEHEQTEVLFYTESLQNGTLTVGKYSHLLRTHLVFHRALESAIDRYPAFFQEYDATNRQKTPWLLADLAALHVPEPQESVNLFADWSPVELLGAAYVGEGSMLGGTVIWKMLQHNQAVLPLLTHARFFRGYGSETGTRWRTFSAFLVQRGVDFPDEVVTSAKHAFTAYQTVFQQTKE is encoded by the coding sequence ATGATCTCCTTACCCGAACGGCTCCGGCACGAAACCCGACCCGAACACGAGCAAACAGAAGTTCTTTTCTATACCGAGTCGCTGCAAAACGGAACGCTGACAGTTGGCAAATACAGCCATTTGCTTCGAACGCATCTGGTGTTTCATCGGGCACTGGAGTCAGCCATCGATCGTTACCCCGCATTTTTTCAGGAATACGACGCTACAAACCGGCAAAAGACGCCGTGGCTACTCGCTGATCTGGCTGCTCTGCATGTACCGGAACCTCAGGAGTCAGTCAATTTATTTGCGGACTGGTCGCCCGTTGAATTACTCGGCGCGGCCTACGTTGGCGAAGGATCGATGCTGGGCGGTACGGTTATCTGGAAAATGCTCCAGCACAATCAGGCTGTGCTGCCTTTACTGACGCATGCGCGTTTCTTCCGGGGATATGGCTCGGAAACCGGAACCCGCTGGCGAACCTTTAGCGCATTTCTGGTTCAGCGCGGAGTTGACTTTCCAGACGAGGTTGTAACATCGGCCAAGCATGCCTTTACCGCTTACCAAACTGTTTTTCAACAAACGAAAGAGTAA